One stretch of Candidatus Poribacteria bacterium DNA includes these proteins:
- the infA gene encoding translation initiation factor IF-1: MTKDTAIRVLGTVLESLPGNLFHVKLEDNDYKVVAYLAGKLMQHKIWVLPGDQVTVELSPYDLTRGRIVWRDPGA; encoded by the coding sequence ATGACTAAAGATACAGCTATCCGGGTGCTTGGAACAGTGTTGGAATCTTTACCCGGCAATCTCTTTCACGTGAAGTTAGAGGATAACGATTACAAGGTGGTCGCCTACCTTGCCGGTAAACTGATGCAGCACAAAATCTGGGTCCTCCCCGGCGACCAGGTTACCGTTGAGCTTTCTCCGTATGATCTCACGCGTGGACGCATCGTTTGGCGGGATCCGGGTGCTTAG
- the rsgA gene encoding ribosome small subunit-dependent GTPase A has translation MEGIVIKARGGEYEVQVGNQCYTCVLRHQLIEDEKRRLDETKEMPYVDLVAVGDRVRISATASTQESGYIEEGLPRDTQFGRTRMDGWRQIIVANLDMLLIIFAARHPTLKLRMLDRFLVTAEASDVEPVICINKIDLAKFENVQRELNLYEELGYKVVYTSTVTGIGIDKLREVMQNSISAIVGSSGVGKSSLLNALQPGLQLRTGEVDDRIHKGRHTTTEVVLLPLEFGGFVADTPGIRTLGLLEIDDEQGLDIHFPEMRTYIPECKFAACTHQHEPACAVKRAVETGDINPLRYESYLRISGFKEGRYERNSDKKRTDRKTRRRRR, from the coding sequence ATGGAAGGCATTGTAATCAAAGCGCGCGGTGGCGAATACGAGGTGCAGGTCGGCAATCAATGCTATACCTGTGTCTTGCGCCACCAACTCATTGAGGATGAAAAACGGAGACTTGATGAGACAAAAGAGATGCCCTATGTCGATTTAGTCGCTGTCGGTGATCGGGTCCGTATCTCGGCAACAGCGTCTACACAAGAGAGCGGATATATCGAGGAAGGTCTTCCACGCGACACGCAGTTCGGACGCACCCGGATGGACGGTTGGCGGCAAATCATCGTCGCCAACCTCGATATGTTACTCATCATCTTCGCCGCACGCCATCCTACCCTCAAACTTCGCATGCTTGATAGATTCCTCGTTACCGCAGAGGCATCTGATGTTGAACCCGTCATCTGTATTAACAAAATCGACTTAGCGAAATTCGAGAATGTACAGCGCGAACTCAATTTATATGAAGAATTAGGCTATAAAGTGGTTTATACAAGTACTGTGACCGGTATAGGCATTGACAAATTGCGCGAAGTGATGCAAAATAGCATTTCAGCGATTGTAGGTTCATCAGGTGTTGGAAAATCTTCGTTGCTCAATGCATTGCAGCCCGGGCTACAACTCCGAACGGGCGAGGTCGATGACCGCATACACAAAGGACGACATACCACAACTGAAGTCGTACTCTTACCGCTCGAATTCGGGGGCTTCGTCGCCGATACACCGGGCATCCGAACCCTCGGTTTGCTTGAAATTGATGACGAACAGGGGCTTGATATCCATTTCCCAGAGATGCGGACTTATATACCGGAGTGCAAGTTTGCCGCGTGTACACACCAACACGAACCGGCTTGCGCCGTTAAGCGGGCAGTCGAAACTGGGGACATCAACCCGCTCCGATATGAAAGCTATCTCCGGATCTCCGGATTTAAGGAAGGGAGATATGAACGAAACTCAGATAAGAAACGAACCGATCGAAAGACACGACGACGTAGACGCTGA
- a CDS encoding GNAT family N-acetyltransferase — protein MNETQIRNEPIERHDDVDADPQKWANAIQNLMRIIERSEQKLGYFENRVKQAQFVDRPKQQKVRAAGAQVGMHSAQLEGLRNELYQLERLHSGGIHFRHTTENELRQIWAWISRPTIRKYLYTTPVSFETFLEDWHRWMAQEQTRAFAIELRTTRLLIGFILLQHDEDTVTIKFVVIRPDYRARGYGTDTLVEAAHYAFEQLGAEHITLQVSVDNGPALVCFENAGFRYLGYTDTAGQTYTMGIERSEWEGDTPIDEVSASPRLSAPLGAFFDEEN, from the coding sequence ATGAACGAAACTCAGATAAGAAACGAACCGATCGAAAGACACGACGACGTAGACGCTGATCCTCAGAAATGGGCGAACGCAATTCAAAACCTGATGCGTATTATTGAGAGAAGCGAACAGAAACTTGGGTACTTTGAAAACCGAGTGAAACAGGCACAATTCGTAGATCGTCCGAAGCAGCAGAAAGTTCGTGCTGCGGGTGCCCAAGTCGGTATGCACTCAGCACAGCTCGAAGGATTGCGCAACGAGTTGTACCAACTCGAACGTCTTCATAGTGGGGGCATCCACTTTCGGCACACCACGGAGAATGAGCTTCGCCAAATTTGGGCGTGGATCAGCCGACCGACCATCAGAAAATACCTTTACACAACGCCAGTATCGTTTGAAACCTTTCTTGAGGATTGGCATCGTTGGATGGCACAAGAACAGACACGTGCCTTCGCTATTGAACTCCGTACGACCCGACTTCTCATCGGATTTATCCTTCTCCAGCACGATGAAGATACCGTTACCATCAAATTCGTCGTCATTCGACCCGATTATCGTGCCCGGGGATATGGCACAGATACACTCGTTGAAGCCGCTCACTACGCTTTTGAGCAACTCGGAGCTGAACACATCACGCTACAAGTATCCGTTGACAACGGACCCGCACTGGTATGTTTTGAAAATGCAGGGTTCCGCTACCTCGGTTACACAGATACTGCAGGACAGACCTACACCATGGGCATTGAACGGAGCGAATGGGAAGGCGACACGCCGATAGACGAGGTATCTGCCTCCCCACGACTCAGTGCCCCGCTTGGTGCGTTTTTTGATGAGGAAAATTGA
- a CDS encoding MFS transporter, giving the protein MSKQERSPTKPAEERQPEIEKPVGYFELIRRNRNFRCLWAGQVVSLLGDWFNLIASAILIADLTGSGLALGFLFTIRMIAPFVIAPIAGICADRYNRKHLLIITDVARAIIVFGFLFVQDESHVWLLYALTALLFAVSGFFSPARSAILPDITSPQELGTANALGAATWSVMLAVGAMIGGLTTGLFGSQTAFILDGLTFFVSAAFLLPIRLPGPPSAVPGTPTRAKLSALRYMFQHPDILFIAMHKAAIALLLSSGFQIVQIEIANSYFVIGVGGAISLGLIYGVNGVGSGLGPILARHWIGDQDRLLRISISIGYLISAVGVLITAPLYNLTIVLIGGFVRSIGGGIIWVFSTQLLLQNAPNEIRGRIFGTEFALFTLMGSVATAVVGALLDQFHVRIILGGMVVLPLIPTVFWLLWQVRYNRIKSG; this is encoded by the coding sequence TTGTCTAAACAGGAACGCTCTCCAACAAAGCCTGCAGAGGAACGCCAGCCGGAGATTGAGAAACCAGTCGGATATTTTGAACTCATCCGCCGCAACCGCAACTTCCGCTGCCTCTGGGCAGGGCAGGTCGTTAGCCTACTCGGTGATTGGTTTAACTTAATCGCCTCTGCAATATTAATCGCTGACTTAACGGGGTCAGGACTCGCTCTGGGATTCTTGTTCACAATTCGGATGATCGCACCCTTTGTCATTGCCCCGATTGCCGGGATCTGTGCAGACCGATACAACCGGAAACACCTCTTAATCATTACTGACGTTGCCCGTGCCATCATTGTTTTCGGATTCCTTTTTGTTCAAGACGAAAGCCACGTCTGGCTGCTCTATGCCCTCACGGCACTTCTGTTTGCAGTCAGCGGCTTCTTCAGTCCTGCCCGGAGCGCGATCCTACCGGACATCACTTCTCCACAAGAACTCGGCACTGCCAATGCCCTCGGTGCTGCCACTTGGTCAGTCATGCTTGCTGTTGGTGCAATGATTGGCGGTTTAACAACCGGACTCTTTGGCAGCCAGACGGCTTTTATTCTTGATGGATTAACCTTTTTCGTTTCGGCCGCTTTTCTACTTCCAATTAGACTACCCGGTCCCCCGTCTGCCGTGCCAGGGACCCCGACCCGGGCAAAGTTAAGTGCCTTACGCTACATGTTCCAGCATCCCGATATTCTTTTTATCGCGATGCATAAAGCAGCCATAGCCCTCCTCCTCTCTTCAGGATTTCAGATTGTACAAATAGAAATCGCCAACAGTTACTTTGTCATCGGCGTTGGTGGCGCAATCAGCTTAGGTCTCATATATGGTGTAAACGGAGTCGGTAGCGGTCTTGGACCTATTCTTGCACGACATTGGATCGGTGATCAAGATAGGCTCCTTCGGATAAGCATTAGCATCGGCTACCTGATTAGCGCAGTTGGGGTTCTTATTACTGCCCCTCTTTATAATCTCACAATTGTACTCATCGGTGGGTTCGTCCGGAGCATTGGCGGTGGGATTATATGGGTCTTTTCAACGCAGCTCCTCCTCCAGAATGCGCCGAATGAGATCCGGGGACGCATCTTCGGCACGGAATTTGCGCTTTTTACACTCATGGGAAGTGTCGCCACGGCGGTCGTCGGTGCCTTGTTAGATCAGTTTCACGTTCGTATCATTCTCGGGGGAATGGTAGTACTCCCCCTTATTCCAACGGTATTCTGGTTATTGTGGCAGGTTCGTTACAATCGAATCAAATCGGGATAG
- a CDS encoding UbiX family flavin prenyltransferase: MRRLIVGITGASAGIYGVRLLEVLTQHEDIEVHLTISASGVRALWEELQIKIDPDNFELESLIGVSSPSVIYHHESDIGASIASGSFRTEGMIVVPCSMGSIASIATGISRNLIQRAADVCIKENRKLVLVPRETPLSSIHLENMLKLSRMGVCILPAMPGLYHFPKTVDDMFNFVVTKILDQFAIDTQLIQRWKE, from the coding sequence TTGAGACGATTGATTGTTGGGATAACAGGGGCAAGCGCGGGTATCTATGGTGTCCGATTGCTCGAAGTACTGACGCAGCATGAGGATATAGAGGTACATCTGACGATTTCTGCGTCGGGTGTGCGCGCTTTGTGGGAAGAACTCCAAATTAAGATAGACCCTGATAATTTCGAGTTGGAATCGCTTATCGGCGTATCCTCGCCGAGCGTTATCTACCATCACGAATCGGATATTGGTGCGTCAATCGCGAGTGGTTCTTTTCGTACGGAAGGGATGATCGTGGTGCCGTGTAGTATGGGGAGCATCGCCTCTATTGCAACAGGTATATCAAGGAATCTGATTCAGCGCGCTGCGGATGTGTGCATCAAGGAAAATCGCAAACTTGTACTCGTGCCACGCGAGACTCCTTTGAGTTCTATTCACCTCGAAAACATGCTGAAGTTATCTCGGATGGGGGTATGTATCTTACCGGCGATGCCGGGATTATATCACTTCCCGAAAACCGTGGATGATATGTTTAATTTTGTTGTGACAAAGATTTTAGATCAGTTTGCGATAGACACGCAACTCATCCAACGATGGAAAGAATAA
- a CDS encoding alanine racemase: MNIADLDTPTLAADLDVLERNIQGMAAHCRQLGIPLRVHTKTHKVPEIAKLQVAAGSQGITCQKLGEAEVMVDAGLDNILIPYNIVGKPKLRRLTALVKRAQVTVALDSEETANGISQQATADGCVVPVIVELDTGSGRCGVQSPQAAQHLARKIMKMGGIDFQGVMTYPSNLRAKPFIAETLDLLAHDGIPVNIISGGGTGSEAASKELSCTETRSGSYVYEGMTRVGRSGMLSPERCVLRVIVTVVSTPTPERIIIDGGQKTFASYPPTPYGHIIEHPDAKIYGMSVEHGHVDVSECSHRFKVGEQLSVIPLHQGMTSNLHNELVGIRDGKIEAIWQIAGRGKVS, encoded by the coding sequence ATGAACATCGCTGATTTAGATACACCGACACTCGCTGCAGACCTGGATGTGCTTGAACGAAATATCCAAGGTATGGCAGCACATTGCCGTCAACTCGGCATTCCACTCCGCGTTCACACCAAAACGCACAAAGTGCCAGAGATTGCTAAATTACAAGTCGCTGCCGGTTCCCAAGGGATTACCTGTCAGAAATTAGGCGAGGCAGAGGTTATGGTGGATGCCGGACTTGACAACATCCTTATCCCCTATAACATCGTCGGCAAACCCAAACTCAGACGTTTAACCGCACTCGTGAAACGCGCACAAGTTACTGTCGCGCTTGATTCAGAAGAGACCGCAAACGGTATCTCTCAGCAAGCAACTGCTGATGGCTGCGTTGTGCCTGTTATTGTGGAGTTGGATACGGGAAGTGGTCGCTGTGGCGTGCAGTCACCGCAGGCAGCACAACATCTCGCGCGGAAGATTATGAAAATGGGCGGCATTGATTTCCAAGGCGTGATGACGTATCCAAGCAACCTCCGGGCAAAACCGTTTATTGCAGAGACGCTTGATCTCCTCGCTCATGACGGAATCCCTGTGAACATTATCAGTGGCGGCGGTACAGGTTCTGAAGCAGCATCGAAAGAACTCAGTTGTACCGAGACCCGTAGCGGCTCTTATGTCTACGAAGGCATGACTCGCGTCGGGAGATCAGGCATGCTGTCGCCGGAGCGGTGTGTCCTTCGCGTTATTGTGACCGTCGTCAGTACACCAACCCCGGAACGGATTATTATTGACGGCGGACAAAAGACGTTTGCCAGTTATCCGCCGACCCCTTATGGACATATCATTGAACATCCAGATGCCAAAATTTACGGTATGTCCGTTGAGCATGGACATGTGGATGTCAGTGAATGTTCACACCGATTTAAGGTCGGTGAGCAACTCTCCGTTATCCCACTGCACCAAGGGATGACGAGCAACCTTCACAATGAACTTGTAGGTATCCGAGACGGTAAAATTGAGGCAATTTGGCAGATCGCAGGCAGAGGCAAGGTTTCTTAA
- a CDS encoding phytanoyl-CoA dioxygenase family protein, with protein sequence MILPTPEQQEQWEEEGYLVFEDAIQGEDLKRLQTAFDYWADVCKEEWLDRVEAGEAAATFYDIPNPFDKDPIFIDIVDYPSYYGALMDFTDHDLIILAPQVRTVAPWPVSYTGWHPDVAQSNPLHIKVQIYVNDVLPGCGEFAFVPRSHKPGAGPYKRPLHQESMPGHKTFPGKAGTAIMFNSYGWHVSMDNASDVPRKSIILIYEKRTPERVAPDRFASIASYCQTPERRKLFSLDD encoded by the coding sequence ATGATTCTACCGACACCCGAACAGCAGGAACAGTGGGAAGAAGAAGGGTATCTCGTCTTTGAAGACGCGATTCAAGGGGAAGATCTCAAAAGGCTTCAAACCGCCTTTGATTATTGGGCAGATGTATGCAAAGAGGAATGGTTGGATAGGGTTGAAGCCGGCGAAGCCGCAGCAACCTTTTACGACATCCCAAATCCGTTTGACAAGGACCCAATCTTCATAGATATTGTCGATTATCCGAGTTACTACGGTGCCTTGATGGATTTCACAGACCACGATCTGATTATATTGGCGCCGCAGGTTCGGACGGTAGCCCCTTGGCCCGTGAGTTATACCGGATGGCACCCAGATGTCGCACAGAGCAATCCGCTTCACATTAAGGTACAAATCTATGTGAACGATGTCCTTCCCGGATGCGGTGAATTCGCTTTTGTACCCCGTAGTCACAAACCAGGCGCGGGTCCCTATAAGCGTCCGCTTCACCAAGAGAGTATGCCCGGACATAAAACGTTCCCCGGTAAAGCAGGAACCGCAATCATGTTCAACTCGTACGGCTGGCACGTCTCAATGGATAACGCTTCGGATGTCCCTCGGAAATCGATCATACTGATTTATGAGAAACGGACACCCGAACGCGTCGCACCCGACCGGTTTGCATCCATCGCATCCTATTGCCAAACGCCAGAGCGTCGTAAATTGTTTAGTTTGGACGACTAA
- a CDS encoding amidohydrolase family protein: MPRIDAHLHVFAKASPEFPRETSDVWPAEREEPVEKLLGEMEQNQIDQAVLVQMAGTSLEQHRYLLRCLKDYPKRFLGIGLIPQDHPNPAEHMARLTDDTGIIGFRLSTFGGPRDVFAKMEVREFETYPIWEYAAEHDCVLWLYPQAIEAHLLPYLIQAFPQVRIVLNHLGMTPGKGKFSWDELGRPQIQVSSYNLAMHTTYRLARFENVNVHLSGQYAFSKEGFPYQDSAGWHRNLLNDFGPKRLMWATDFPWILEDPGYDKLTTVIEKLMPSLTESELADIMGGNAKRILRFPDL, translated from the coding sequence ATGCCACGGATTGATGCACACCTGCACGTATTCGCGAAAGCCTCACCCGAATTTCCGCGTGAAACAAGTGATGTCTGGCCGGCGGAGCGTGAGGAACCCGTTGAGAAGTTATTAGGTGAGATGGAGCAAAACCAGATTGATCAGGCGGTTCTTGTCCAGATGGCTGGCACGAGTCTGGAGCAGCACCGTTACCTCTTACGATGCCTCAAAGATTATCCAAAACGGTTCTTGGGGATTGGGCTTATTCCACAAGACCATCCGAATCCTGCCGAACACATGGCGCGATTGACGGATGACACCGGCATTATTGGATTTCGGCTCTCGACATTTGGCGGCCCCCGTGATGTTTTCGCAAAAATGGAAGTCCGCGAATTTGAAACCTATCCTATCTGGGAATATGCTGCTGAACACGATTGTGTCCTCTGGCTCTATCCACAGGCGATTGAGGCGCACCTTCTTCCGTATCTAATACAAGCGTTTCCACAAGTGCGGATTGTGCTAAATCATCTCGGCATGACACCAGGCAAAGGTAAATTTAGTTGGGATGAACTCGGTCGTCCACAAATCCAAGTATCAAGTTACAACCTCGCTATGCACACCACATATCGTTTGGCGCGATTTGAAAATGTTAACGTGCATCTCTCTGGTCAGTACGCATTCAGTAAGGAAGGTTTTCCCTATCAAGATTCGGCGGGCTGGCACCGGAACTTGCTGAACGATTTCGGACCCAAACGATTGATGTGGGCAACCGATTTTCCATGGATCTTGGAGGATCCGGGTTACGATAAACTCACAACTGTTATCGAGAAACTCATGCCGAGTTTAACCGAGTCAGAGTTAGCAGACATTATGGGTGGAAACGCAAAACGAATCCTACGTTTCCCTGATCTGTAA
- a CDS encoding acetate/propionate family kinase produces MRILCANVGSTSFKYQIIDMETTASLVKGGVERIGNSPSAFTHAVPGKPAVEGEIDAPTHTGAIAHAIRLITDPEVGCLANLEQLDGVGFKTILAKGYWRSARITEDVIAALEASTPLAPMHNPAYIASIRAFQELLPTTPLVAVFETWFHQTIPDYAAEFGVPRFWVEKHDIRRYGYHGASHRYISERVPQLLRRESGDGLRIISCHLGGSSSLCAIKDGKSIDTSMGTSTQYGMIQSTRCGELDAFAVLYLMDKEGFSTDEIRRQLIEDSGVKGISGTSGDMRDVEEAIESGNDKARLALDTYCYGVKKYIGAYIAALGGVDVIAFAGGIGEKDPIARAKICEGLEWCGIRLDPVKNEQCTGESDLSADNSRAKILVVSTDEEFIVSRETARLLS; encoded by the coding sequence ATGCGTATACTCTGTGCGAATGTAGGAAGTACCTCGTTCAAATACCAAATTATTGATATGGAGACAACAGCTTCCCTTGTCAAGGGAGGCGTGGAACGAATCGGCAATTCACCATCAGCCTTTACGCATGCCGTGCCGGGCAAACCAGCCGTTGAAGGCGAGATAGATGCACCCACACATACCGGCGCAATTGCGCACGCAATTCGCCTAATCACCGACCCCGAAGTCGGATGCCTCGCAAATCTGGAGCAGCTCGATGGTGTCGGGTTCAAAACCATTCTCGCCAAAGGTTACTGGCGTTCAGCAAGGATTACTGAAGATGTGATAGCCGCGCTTGAAGCATCAACGCCACTCGCACCGATGCACAACCCTGCCTATATCGCCTCTATCCGTGCGTTTCAAGAACTCCTCCCCACAACCCCGCTCGTTGCTGTTTTTGAGACGTGGTTTCATCAGACGATTCCAGATTACGCCGCCGAATTCGGTGTGCCACGATTCTGGGTGGAAAAACACGACATTCGTCGATATGGCTACCACGGTGCCTCACATCGATATATCTCCGAACGCGTGCCGCAACTCCTCAGACGTGAATCGGGAGACGGACTCCGTATTATCTCCTGCCACCTCGGAGGCAGTTCGTCTCTCTGCGCTATCAAGGATGGAAAGTCTATTGATACGTCAATGGGGACCTCAACGCAATACGGGATGATTCAATCCACTCGATGCGGCGAGCTGGATGCCTTTGCTGTATTGTATCTGATGGACAAAGAGGGGTTCTCTACCGATGAAATCCGCCGTCAACTGATTGAGGACTCCGGTGTGAAGGGCATTTCCGGCACGAGTGGCGATATGCGAGATGTGGAGGAGGCAATAGAATCAGGGAACGATAAGGCGCGCCTTGCATTGGATACATACTGTTATGGCGTGAAAAAGTATATCGGCGCGTATATCGCCGCACTCGGTGGTGTCGATGTCATCGCTTTTGCGGGGGGGATTGGGGAGAAGGACCCAATAGCGCGTGCGAAGATTTGTGAGGGGTTAGAATGGTGCGGGATTCGCTTAGATCCCGTGAAAAACGAGCAGTGTACCGGAGAATCCGACCTCTCTGCCGACAATAGTCGTGCTAAGATTCTGGTTGTTTCCACAGACGAGGAATTCATCGTATCGCGTGAAACCGCCCGCTTACTAAGCTAA
- a CDS encoding sialidase family protein, which yields MRQVTLYREPGRYAGWPANYGIWAYDNEIIVGFTVGYHKSDGGFHRRDRDKPFVGMQARSLDGGETWSVSETPCRLPARGTLSADEHVEEQHRLKAEAAFDTPQRVDFTHPDFAMMCSRSGLRAGAYSWFYTSTDRCKSWSGPYRLPMFGYTGVAARTDYLVSSPDECLVFLTASKSDGEEGLIFCAQSTDGGESFSLLSQIGPEPEGFAIMPASVRLSDSKILVAVRCRDASGYTRPDWHERRNWIDLYASEDNGKTWDYMNQPVDDTGRGGNPPTLTLLHDGRLCLIYGYRDAPHRICAKLSSDNGETWGEEIVLRDNGGDHDVGYPRTIQRPDGTVVTAYYFDEEPDGERFIEATLWKP from the coding sequence ATGCGACAAGTTACACTCTATCGCGAACCGGGTCGTTACGCCGGTTGGCCAGCGAATTACGGTATATGGGCTTATGACAACGAAATCATTGTCGGTTTCACGGTTGGGTATCACAAATCCGATGGGGGTTTCCATCGCCGAGACCGCGATAAACCCTTCGTCGGGATGCAGGCACGCAGTTTAGATGGTGGTGAGACATGGAGCGTCTCAGAAACGCCCTGTCGCCTGCCCGCCAGAGGCACACTCTCCGCAGATGAACACGTCGAAGAACAGCATAGACTCAAAGCGGAGGCAGCGTTCGATACCCCGCAACGCGTTGATTTTACACACCCAGATTTTGCGATGATGTGCAGCAGATCCGGACTGAGAGCCGGGGCGTACTCGTGGTTTTACACCTCTACAGACCGATGCAAAAGTTGGAGCGGCCCATACCGACTCCCGATGTTCGGTTATACCGGTGTCGCCGCTCGGACAGATTATCTTGTTTCCAGTCCAGACGAATGTCTGGTATTCCTCACCGCGTCAAAATCGGACGGTGAAGAAGGCTTGATATTCTGCGCACAGTCAACCGATGGTGGTGAATCTTTTTCGTTGCTATCTCAGATTGGACCGGAACCCGAAGGGTTCGCCATTATGCCCGCAAGTGTTAGGTTATCCGATTCAAAGATTCTCGTGGCGGTTCGTTGTCGTGATGCGAGCGGTTATACACGGCCGGACTGGCATGAACGCAGAAACTGGATTGATCTTTATGCTTCAGAGGACAACGGGAAAACGTGGGACTACATGAATCAACCTGTAGATGATACGGGACGGGGTGGGAACCCGCCAACCCTCACTCTTCTTCATGACGGAAGGTTGTGCCTTATCTACGGCTATCGGGATGCACCGCATCGGATTTGCGCTAAGTTGAGCAGTGATAATGGTGAGACGTGGGGTGAAGAGATTGTTCTGCGCGATAACGGCGGCGACCACGATGTCGGCTATCCACGTACGATTCAACGTCCCGATGGAACTGTGGTAACCGCTTACTATTTTGATGAGGAACCCGACGGTGAACGGTTCATTGAGGCGACCTTGTGGAAGCCGTAG
- a CDS encoding PQQ-like beta-propeller repeat protein, protein MRIFARIAFLILSFPLIVAADTDSLDWPDFLGPARNGKSQEKIEIAPWRNTGPPVIWHKKVGTSYGAPTIADGRLFMFARHDDMARLTCMESDTGTELWRFEYPTDYEDMYGYNNGPRSCPVIDGERVYIFGVQGKLHCLSVSDGTLLWKVDTAARFNVVQNFFGTASTPIVEGDILIAQIGGSPPGTPKDVWASNGKPPPNGTGIVAFNKHTGEVVYKITDQLASYASPITATIDGRRWGFMFARDGLVGFEPTTGKFDFYYPWRCARIESVNASSPVVADDLVFISESYEVGSSVLQVYPGGYKVVWKDSPRREKSMKLHWNTAIHHEGYLYGCSSRHSSGGELRCVEMKTGKVVWAQRVNERASLLWVNDYFIYLGEYGGLMLLKCTPEKMEILSEAVPRDENGRQFIEYPAWSAPALSNGLLYVRGKNRLVCFALTPQKD, encoded by the coding sequence GTGAGGATATTTGCGCGAATCGCCTTCCTCATATTGAGTTTCCCGTTGATAGTAGCGGCAGATACGGACAGCTTGGACTGGCCAGATTTTCTCGGTCCAGCGCGAAACGGCAAGTCACAAGAGAAGATAGAAATCGCGCCATGGAGAAACACGGGGCCTCCGGTCATCTGGCACAAGAAGGTTGGCACCAGCTACGGGGCACCTACCATCGCAGACGGACGATTATTCATGTTCGCTCGTCATGACGACATGGCGCGCCTCACCTGTATGGAAAGCGACACCGGTACGGAACTTTGGCGATTTGAATACCCCACAGACTACGAAGATATGTACGGATACAACAATGGACCGCGGTCTTGCCCCGTCATTGATGGTGAACGTGTCTATATCTTCGGTGTTCAGGGAAAGTTACACTGTCTGAGCGTTTCAGATGGGACGCTATTATGGAAGGTGGATACGGCGGCGCGTTTCAACGTCGTTCAAAACTTCTTCGGGACGGCTTCAACCCCCATCGTTGAAGGCGATATCCTCATTGCCCAAATTGGGGGTTCTCCACCGGGAACGCCGAAAGACGTTTGGGCATCAAACGGTAAGCCCCCACCAAACGGCACCGGTATCGTCGCATTCAACAAACACACAGGCGAAGTGGTTTATAAAATCACTGACCAATTAGCGAGTTACGCCAGTCCTATCACGGCAACAATTGATGGGCGGCGTTGGGGATTCATGTTCGCCCGCGATGGACTCGTCGGTTTTGAACCGACCACTGGGAAATTCGACTTTTACTATCCATGGCGTTGCGCAAGGATTGAATCCGTTAACGCCTCATCTCCTGTCGTTGCAGATGATCTCGTCTTTATCAGTGAATCTTACGAGGTCGGCAGTTCGGTTCTCCAAGTGTATCCGGGTGGCTATAAAGTTGTTTGGAAAGATTCGCCGCGCCGCGAGAAATCAATGAAACTGCACTGGAACACGGCGATCCACCACGAAGGCTACCTCTACGGTTGTAGCTCCAGACATTCTTCTGGTGGGGAACTTCGGTGTGTAGAGATGAAAACAGGTAAGGTCGTATGGGCACAACGCGTTAACGAACGGGCTTCACTCCTCTGGGTGAACGACTATTTCATCTACCTCGGTGAATACGGAGGGTTGATGCTGCTCAAATGCACACCTGAAAAGATGGAGATCCTCTCTGAAGCAGTGCCAAGAGACGAAAATGGCAGACAATTTATAGAATATCCGGCATGGTCGGCCCCTGCCTTATCAAACGGACTGTTATATGTTCGAGGCAAAAACCGATTAGTCTGTTTCGCACTCACGCCCCAGAAAGACTGA